The DNA region acggcgtcgacgtcagcAAGGTCAGGATCCTCAAGGCGCTCCTGCCCAAGCTGCCCCTGATCCTGCgcaccatcgtcgcccacATCCTCAACCTCTCCGAGACGGCCCCCTACCTGGACCTGCGCAGCgccctcatcgtcaccgtcctGCGCTCCTTTTGCGAGCCCAACCCGTCGCGGCCCAGCTCCGTCTCGTCCATCCAGCGCCTCACCGCGCGCGACCCGGGCGTCAAGGGCCGCGTCTGGGTGAGCACCtacgccgcgccgccgccgcccgaggatggcgcccgcgatgccctcgcgctggccatggccgccctcgagcccgaCGCAGCTaaaggcgccgctgccgctggcgatgccctcgtcgtgccgccctacgccgccgccggcgtcgaggccgaaTGGACGGGCTaccgcgcggccgccgcccccgacgagCGTCCGCCGCGCATCTCGGAGCGCGACAAGTATCGCCAGATGATGAAGGAGGTCACCCATCCGGCAACCATTCTGTACCTGCACGGCGGTGGCTACTACCTGTGCGACCCGGCCTCGCATCGCCCCACGACcaagaagctggccaagacgacgggcggccgctgctACTCGGTCCGCTATCGCCTTGCTCCGGGCCACCCCTTTCCCGcggccctgctcgacgccttcgtcTCATATCTAACGCTCCTGTATCCGCCTCCGGACGCGTACCACGAGCCCGTGCGACCGGAGCACATTGTCATCTCCGGAGACAGGTGAGTTGAGTCTGGCGaaacccaccaccaccctgtGCGACGTATGGAGTAGTAACGCGCGTGTTACTGACatgatgccccccccccccttgcccaGCGCCGGAGGAAACCTTACGCTCGCCCTGctccagcttctcctcgagctccgtcgCCAGGGCCAGCGGGTCGTGTggcacggcgaggcccgcgacgtcccgctccccgccgccgtcgcctgcaaCTCGCCCTGGATGGACGTGACGCACAGCTCGCCCCTGTTCGAGGGCTCCGACCCTCACCCCTTCGACTACCTCCCCAAGCCCGCCATCTCGGCCCGCGGCAAGATCGTGCCCTGCGACGTCTGGCCCgccaagccgccgcgcaagTTCCTctacgccgccgacgccgccgtcgcgcacccgctcgtctcgcccatcacggcgcgcagctgggccggcgcgccgcccgtctaCATGTGCACGGGctgggagctgctgggcTTCGAGGACCGCTTCTTCGCCAAGCgcctggtcggcgacggcgtgcgcgtcgtcttcgaggACTACGAGGCGATGCCGCACTGCTTCGCCCTGATCCTGACCAAGACGCCCAAcgcgcgccgctgcttcGACGCCTGGAGCGCCTTCATCaggcgcgccgtcgacgatccGGCCGGGATCGAATCCTCGGCGACAGGCatccgcgcgcgcacgctcgaggaggtgaCCCTGCGGTTCGACAACCTAAGCGACATGACGTACGGGGAGTACTGCGACCGCATGGTCCGCAAGGCGCGGGAGACGCCCATGCGGGCCATTGCCAAGCTATAGCATAGACGCGGAGCCGCCGTCTTATTACCCGCCAAGGCAGGGGACAAGAGGCGAGTGGCGTGTTACTGCATGAAACGATGGTAGCGAAGGAGTATTAGCTGCTTGCACGCTCATGGCACATCGATCATTGAAGACGGTCCGACTTTGGAAATCATCATTTGGCAAATGAGTTTTTAGCTCTGTCGGGCGCTCAGGCAAGCTGAGCTCATAGCAGTTGAGCCGATAGAAGCAGGTCACGTCGTGCAAGTTTTGGATATATAAGCGGCATCACATACAAGACAAATTTCCAAGATGTTCGTCATCTAATCCCAAATTCAGGACTATATAATGAGCCCGTGACAAAGGGAACAAGGAAGGGCGAGCtgccccccccttcacccGTGGCGACAGGGGCTCCGCAGCGAAGAATTAAAAAAGGGAAATAAGGCGTTGCACCCTTGTgaccttggcgatggcgatgctgccAGTAGGCGAACATTGGGCCTTATTCCTGAGAGCGCCTGATCTTGGCGACCCTCTTGGACATTGAGTAGGACGCGTCAGGGCGCATAGGCGGCATGAGAaccggggccggcggctggggaACAGGCTGAGCAGAACCGTCGCGCGCTGGGCCTCCCGCACCGCCAGGGGCACCCCCGGGGAAGGTCGGCGGCATGGGACCGCTTCCAGGCTGCCCGGGCTGCCCGGGACCGCCAGGCATCGTTGGGATCTCCGAGCCGTCCTCCCCGGCGCCACCGGGGAAGttgggcggctgctgcggtcCGGGGAACGGTGACTCCGTGCCTGTGGGCTCTCCGCCCGGGCCGTTCTTGGGGGGCAGCTTGTCTTGCCCGGGGAACGACGGGTCTGtgtcgacgggctcgtcgtccttggggcccccctcctccgaTCCCTCCTCTCCGGGGGAGGGCTGCTTCGTCTCCGTTGATCCTTCCTCCGGAAGATTCTCCTCAGGCGACTTCGTCTTGTCCTGGCCGGGCAGAGGCATGTTGCTGGGGCGCGGGCAGGGTCGTCGCCCGGGAGGAGCGGGAGGCTTCGGCAAGGTGTCGTGGCCCGAgtcgtccttgcccttgcccttgcccttgcccttgcccttgccgttgccggtgtcgctgccgctgccgctgccgtcgccgccgtcgttaGGAGTAGGCTTGGGGCGGGTCTCGGGGCCGGGGAAGGTGTCCGAGGAGCCGGGGATCTCGTTGGACTCGTCGTTGTTGGAGCCGGGTTCGGTCCCGGAGCTCGGGtcagagggggggggggtgtcaTCGGGCCCGGTGCTGTCGCTCGAGTTGCGGCTTCCCGTGGGGGGCAGGACGTTCTTCTGGAACAGGGACGCAGCGTTACCTGGCATCAAACAACAATGGTCAGCAGCGGGCGAAGAGGGGAGCctaacaacaacaacaacatcatcatcatc from Purpureocillium takamizusanense chromosome 3, complete sequence includes:
- a CDS encoding uncharacterized protein (MEROPS:MER0034961~EggNog:ENOG503NVU7~COG:V); amino-acid sequence: MAGDSTSPPPAPPPPQAHDDSNNYSSDGVDVSKVRILKALLPKLPLILRTIVAHILNLSETAPYLDLRSALIVTVLRSFCEPNPSRPSSVSSIQRLTARDPGVKGRVWVSTYAAPPPPEDGARDALALAMAALEPDAAKGAAAAGDALVVPPYAAAGVEAEWTGYRAAAAPDERPPRISERDKYRQMMKEVTHPATILYLHGGGYYLCDPASHRPTTKKLAKTTGGRCYSVRYRLAPGHPFPAALLDAFVSYLTLLYPPPDAYHEPVRPEHIVISGDSAGGNLTLALLQLLLELRRQGQRVVWHGEARDVPLPAAVACNSPWMDVTHSSPLFEGSDPHPFDYLPKPAISARGKIVPCDVWPAKPPRKFLYAADAAVAHPLVSPITARSWAGAPPVYMCTGWELLGFEDRFFAKRLVGDGVRVVFEDYEAMPHCFALILTKTPNARRCFDAWSAFIRRAVDDPAGIESSATGIRARTLEEVTLRFDNLSDMTYGEYCDRMVRKARETPMRAIAKL
- a CDS encoding uncharacterized protein (SECRETED:SignalP(1-15~SECRETED:cutsite=VAA-FP~SECRETED:prob=0.3719)~EggNog:ENOG503BSR6~COG:S), whose product is MRSALLTALLPLVAAFPAGWETNSIEGGARVDGAPHADVTRRSFAPSGPMEGNGGSRGGPAGNLPDAGLPPSSSGGDGGAGKSDSTYIKETLRMHNEKRSLHKVGKLQWDEKLATMASNHKYRCERKHDAQELGVGQNLYMSAMMGPGGAGGGQGMNLVPRGRGAVIEGRSPSPEKGSAGQSGDAVQQMKQAMDEWYDKEEPLYNYASGDFSMATGHFTQIVWKSTTHVGCAIYSCPSSGKMTVCNYSPPGNAASLFQKNVLPPTGSRNSSDSTGPDDTPPPSDPSSGTEPGSNNDESNEIPGSSDTFPGPETRPKPTPNDGGDGSGSGSDTGNGKGKGKGKGKGKDDSGHDTLPKPPAPPGRRPCPRPSNMPLPGQDKTKSPEENLPEEGSTETKQPSPGEEGSEEGGPKDDEPVDTDPSFPGQDKLPPKNGPGGEPTGTESPFPGPQQPPNFPGGAGEDGSEIPTMPGGPGQPGQPGSGPMPPTFPGGAPGGAGGPARDGSAQPVPQPPAPVLMPPMRPDASYSMSKRVAKIRRSQE